From one Triticum aestivum cultivar Chinese Spring chromosome 4B, IWGSC CS RefSeq v2.1, whole genome shotgun sequence genomic stretch:
- the LOC123093322 gene encoding uncharacterized protein isoform X2 — protein MAPPPPTLFPKMSPSPARVSLKLGYIILYQVNLSNRTRMKMTEVGEPKRFSVVFKGVAGDVHLHQELAPGGGRPEREAVGAAGDLGHEQRAGGNHPQLADVEPAPMQCAGASSLSC, from the exons ATGGCGCCACCTCCCCCCACTCTCTTCCCCAAAATGTCGCCATCTCCCGCTAGGGTTTCGCT GAAGCTTGGCTACATCATTTTATATCAGGTCAACTTGAGCAACAGAACAAGAATGAAAATGACTGAAGTAGGGGAACCAAAGCGTTTCA GTGTCGTCTTCAAGGGTGTTGCAGGAGACGTGCACCTACATCAGGAGCTTGCACCGGGAGGTGGACGACCTGAGCGAGAGGCTGTCGGAGCTGCTGGCGACCTCGGACATGAGCAGCGCGCAGGCGGCAATCATCCGCAGCTTGCTGATGTAGAGCCGGCTCCCATGCAGTGCGCAGGCGCCTCGTCGCTGTCTTGCTGA
- the LOC123093322 gene encoding uncharacterized protein isoform X1 has protein sequence MHQVPFPNSGCVHKNKAVKKYDMSIAGKLGYIILYQVNLSNRTRMKMTEVGEPKRFSVVFKGVAGDVHLHQELAPGGGRPEREAVGAAGDLGHEQRAGGNHPQLADVEPAPMQCAGASSLSC, from the exons ATGCACCAAGTGCCTTTTCCAAACTCTGGATGTGTCCACAAGAACAAAGCAGTCAAGAAATATGATATGTCAATTGCAGG GAAGCTTGGCTACATCATTTTATATCAGGTCAACTTGAGCAACAGAACAAGAATGAAAATGACTGAAGTAGGGGAACCAAAGCGTTTCA GTGTCGTCTTCAAGGGTGTTGCAGGAGACGTGCACCTACATCAGGAGCTTGCACCGGGAGGTGGACGACCTGAGCGAGAGGCTGTCGGAGCTGCTGGCGACCTCGGACATGAGCAGCGCGCAGGCGGCAATCATCCGCAGCTTGCTGATGTAGAGCCGGCTCCCATGCAGTGCGCAGGCGCCTCGTCGCTGTCTTGCTGA
- the LOC123093322 gene encoding transcription factor ILI6 isoform X3 — MSSRRSRSRQSGSSRITDEQISDLVSKLQDLLPEARLRGNDRVSSSRVLQETCTYIRSLHREVDDLSERLSELLATSDMSSAQAAIIRSLLM; from the exons ATGTCGAGCCGTAGGTCACGGTCAAGGCAGTCTGGCTCGTCGAGGATCACTGACGAGCAAATCAGCGACCTTGTCTCCAAGTTGCAGGACCTCCTTCCTGAGGCGCGTCTCCGGGGCAATGATAGA GTGTCGTCTTCAAGGGTGTTGCAGGAGACGTGCACCTACATCAGGAGCTTGCACCGGGAGGTGGACGACCTGAGCGAGAGGCTGTCGGAGCTGCTGGCGACCTCGGACATGAGCAGCGCGCAGGCGGCAATCATCCGCAGCTTGCTGATGTAG